Genomic window (bacterium):
GAGCGCTTCCCGCTTCTTGCTGTCCGCCTCCCTATCCGCCATGCTTCTGGCGTCTTCGAGGATGCGCTGTGCAGCGACCTCGGCCGTTCCTATCTTCGCCTCGCCGGCGAACTTACGCAGAAGGTATCCAAGGAGGAAAGCCGCCAACCCGACAACGCCCGCGATAATGAATGTAACGGCGTTCGTGGTTGTCACCCCCTCCGTATTCAGGTGTGATCTGCCTCGGCCTGCTTACCCCCTTCGTCCCGGCCGTTCTCGGCCGAGATTGGTCATTCCGTGGCCTTCAGTTCATTCTATCGTGATAGCAGACGTGGGTCAAGGCAGCCCGAACGGGGCTGCAGACGTCGTCGTGACATTGGTCGTGCTATACTTTGGGACGATGTCGGGACCTGACCCGATGATGCCGTCCATGAAAAACCGAGTCCTCAGCCGGCTGCAGCCCCGGTGGGTCTGGATCGTCGCCGGTATCCTGCTGGCCGCGGCCGGGGTCGCCGCCGTCGTCTGGGCAAGGGTCGGGAACCCCGCGCTCCAGGGGGCCGTCGTCACCCCCCCCGCGCCTACCTACGACTTCAGCCTCCACGATTCCGACAACAAGATCGTCCGGTTGAGTGCCTTACGAGGCAAGGCGGTCGTCCTGACGTTCTTGTACACGCACTGTCCCGACGTCTGCCCGCTCACCGCGGAGAAACTTCACGAGACCTACCGGCAGCTCGGGGCGACGGCGAATCGGGTCGCGCTCCTGGCCGTGAGTGTGGATCCCAAAGGCGACACCCCGGAGGCGGTCCGGACCTTCCTCACCACCCACCATGTGACCGGGGAGCTCTCGTACCTCACCGGGTCGTATGCTGAGCTCAAGCGTGTGTGGAGCTACTATTATGTCAGTTCTAACGCGAAGGACACGCCTCCAAAAACGGTCGACCTGGTGGACCACACATCTGTCGTGTACGTCATCGACCCGAGTGGCAACCTCCGAGTGTTCCTCCCCGGGAACTTCGACCCCAAAGATCTCACCACCGACCTCAAGATCCTCGCCAGCGAACCCGCCAGGTAACGGCCCCGCGCGCCCGGCTCACCCCCCAGGGATCGCGGGAGCCGAGGACAAGGGGGGCGATGACAGAGGGGCCGGGGCGGGAACCTCCCCGAGGATGATCAACCGGTCGGCATACTGGTGATACTGGCCCCGACAGGTCAGCAGGAAGACCTGCCGGCCCCTGGCCCACTGGCGGAGGAACCCCATGGCCGCACGCTCGCGGTGCTCGTCATACGCCAGGAATGGATCGTCAAGGAACAGCGGAGGGCGGTGGTTGGTGCACAGCACATCGACCAGGGCCAGCCGGAGCGCCAAATAACACTGATCCACCGCCCCACTCCCGATCTCCCGGGACGCCACTTCAGCCCACTCCTTGGGCGGCCCGATCCAGACGCGAGGCGCGAGGGTATGCTCGTCCACGGCGACCCGCTCGTACACACCTCCCGATAGTTCTCGCAGGTAGCGGCCTGCCTGGTCCTCCAACAAGGCCTTCCCCGGAACGATGGTGCCCCGGTGCGCCTCAAACAGCACGGCTCGCGTCAATTTGAGGACGTCGCCGAATCGCTGGTGCCAGGCCAACCGCGCGCGGGTCTCGGTGATCTCCTCCTCGGCGCGGGCGAGATCCTCGTGCGGCGATCGCCCGCTGAGCCGGCCCTCGAGCCTGTGCAAGGCGCCGATCGCGTCTGTGAGCCGGGCCTTCCGAGCCGCGGCCTCGGCCTGAAGTCGTTGGAAGCCCGCCGGCTGAAGTTGCCGGAGCACGAGATCGGGCTCCTCGCGCTGGGCCCGGATCATGCCGAGATCCAGCAAGATCCCTTCGTGCTCCTCTGCGATCTCCTCGCGGATCCGTCCGCCGAGCAATACGGAAAGGAGATTGCGCGCGACCGCACGCCGGAGGTGGGCGCGTTCCCGACGGTCCGACAGGTCGACGGCCGCTTCTATCGAAGGGACCCCCAACGCTTCGAGCTGTCGCCGTACCTCCTCGGCGGCGGCCTCCGCGGCGGCGCGATGCTCCTCGGCCTGGCGGATCCGCGCCTGACGTTCCGCGTGCACAATCGCCTCGTGGGCCGCCCGCCCGGCCTGCCGGCCTCGCGCGGCCATGACCGCTCCTCCGAGGGCGAGCGCGCCGCCCAGGAGGACGATGCCCCATAAGGTCCTGCCGGCGCCGAGGAGCGCCGCGCCGGCCACTCCAATGGACAAGGCGAGGACTCCCAGCCCACCGGGGCCAAATGCGAGCAGACGACCCAGGGCCGAACCCGAGGCCGCCGGACCGACCCCCCCCAACCAAAGATCCGGTCCCGGCCCGCCGGGGGGGGGTTCGAGAAGCCGGACGCGGGTCTCGGCGTCCCGGAGCCGGCGCAGCGTCTTCGGATCGATGGGCGAGAGGCTCAACGCCTCGTCCCCGTCGGCGGCTTCGACCTCGCGCACCGCCCGCTCGACGCGGTCGCGGAGCGATTCCAACTCCTTGGCCCGGGCGCTCGTCTGTTTCCATTGGGTCTCGAGCTCCAGCAGCCGCCGGTTCGCCTTCAAGAGTTCCTCGTCGTCGCGAACCTGCTGCTCCAACCCGGCGATCTGGACCACCAAGCGATCGCGCTCAGCGGCCGCGCGTTCGATCGCCTCCACTTCACGCGACAGCCGGTGCTGTTCGGCGGACAACAGCGCGAGACGGTCTTGGTCGGCCTTGAGCGGGCCGGGAGCCTTCGCCGGCCGCTGGAGCCCCACTTCCATCCGGCGAATCCGCTCGTCCAACGCGTTGAGGACGCGCGCCGCGTCGGCGTCGCCACCGGTCACGATCCGGGCCAGGCGCGTCCCGATCTCCTGTTGCTCCTTTTGGACCCCGGCGAGGTCCCACTGGCTGATATGCACCGTGGCGCGGAAGAGGCTGAGGCTGGTGACGCCGAGGAGTTCGCCGATCCGCTGCTCGACGTGCTTGGGATCTTCGATCGCCCCCTCCACGGTCTCGAGCACGACCTTCCGGCCTCCGAGGTCCTTGCGGAGCCGGTAGGGGCGGTCCCCGGCATCGAACTCCACCGTAATCTCGCCCGGATCCCCCTCCCCCCAGGTCCCGTAGGTTTTGGCGTCGGAGGGTCTGACCGGGTACAGGACGGCCGAAAACGCCAGGTGAAGCGTAGATTTGCCCGCGTCGTTCCGGCCGTGAATCACGTTCAGGCCGGGGCCGCATTCCAGCATCTGATCCAGCAGCTTTTTGAATCGGCGAATCCGAATCCGGCGGATGATCACGACAGCAGCTCCTTGCCTTGGAGCAGGGCCACGCCCCAATGCAACGCGTCCTCGGCGATCCCCCGCGCCTCCCCCTCTCGCCCCGCGATCTCCTCCTGCATCAACCGAACGAACCGGCCGAGCACGGTATTTTCGGGAAACTGCGCGGGATCGATCACATCCGGCCGCAGGTGCGACTCGTCTCGGATCTCGAGGCGGAAGAACTCGCCGGCGAGGTCTTCCCGTAACCGTTCGGCGCTCACGCGATCGGCGAGGGACGAGAGTCCCGTGAGCACCACGGTCAGGGCGAGATCTGGATCCGCCTCAGCGCGGATCATCCGGGCAACCCCCTCGGGACCCCCCAGGGTCGCGATGTCGCGATCGAGACGCCGTCCGAATCGGCGACCGATGCGTGTCCGTGCGACATCGACCTTCCCGGGAGCGTCCAGCGTCACCAGACAGACGTTCCCGGAGTCCGGTTCATCGAGATCGATCATCTCGGGGGCGCCGCTGTACCACGCCGACACGCCTCCGCAGCTGACGTCGCGGGCGGAATGCCAGTCGCCGAGGGCCACGTAATCCACCGCGCTCCGTTGAATCTCCTCGCGGGTGATCTGGCCGAACTGTACCGGCACGTCGGGCCGCTGCACGCTGCCATGCGCGAGCGCGACGACAAATCGCGTGGACCGCGCCACCGGGAGCCCATCGAGGGGACTCTCCGCCGAGAGGTGCCGCAGACATGAGCGGCCGACGACCGTGAGGTCGAGGTCGGGGAACACGCGGGCCTCGAGGGCGGGGCCGAAGACCGTGACGGAGGGCGCAGCGGCGGCCAAGTCGCGCCACACCCCCGCGCTCCCGTCCGCGAGCGGATCGTGATTCCCCGCAATCGCGCAGGCGGAGATCCGAGCGTCTCCGAGGCGCCGGAGCTCCTGCGCGGCAAACCCAAGATGCGCCCTCGCCGCGGGCACCGAGTCGAACAGGTCTCCGGCGATCAGCATCACGTCCACCTGCTCGGCGATCGCGAGTGTCACGACGCGGGCAAATGTCGCTTCGAGCTGCCGGCGCTGTTCGCGCCCGCGATCACCCAGCACCCGAAACGTCGCGCCCAGGTGGACGTCTGCGGTATGCAGGAGACGCACGCTCATTCGGCCGTCGCCGTGTACGGGCAAATTTGATTGAAGGCGCAGTACGGACACGCCCGATAGGGATCGGGCGTGGCGATGAAGTGCTGCGAGCGGATCCCCTCCGCGGCGTGCAGAATCATCTCCCGGGTCCGGGTCAGCTCGGCATCGGTCTTGCGGGCCCGCCCCACGAGGACTTGGTGGCCGAGGAAATGCAGCTCGACCCGGTCCGGAAGCCGCCCGAACACCTCCTTGTACGCCAGCGTATAGATCGCCAGCTGCTCGCTGTCCTTGGCGCGGCGGTCGGCATCCTGCTGGGTCCGGACGTCGGTGCTCTTGAAGTCGATGATCACGACCTCTCCCCCCCGGACATCGACGCGGTCCCAGCGGCCCCTCAGAATCGTCGCCCCGACGTGGAACCGGAACTCACGCTCCACGAACGTCGGCACGGTCCCGCTGGCCTCCTGGTACTCGAAGAACCGCCGGAGCGCGTCGCGACCGGCCTCCATGCGCTGATCCTCGTGCTCGCGGCTCAAGAACCCCTCGTTCACCCACGACCGCTCAAAGTGGGCGATCAAATCCTCGGCCGCCACAGGCTGGCGGCGCGCACGGCGGCGGTTGTATTCCTGCACCGCCTCGTGAAGCGCCGCCCCGTAGACGACCCGGTGGTCCCGCATCACCGGCACGCGCAGAATATGGATGTACTTGTACTTGAGGGGGCACGTCGAGTAATCGTCCACCTGCCGGAAGGACAGCGGCACGACCGCGTCGCCGGAGGGGACCAACAGGATCTGCGGATGCAGATCGACCGGCGGGGCGTGGCGTTCCACCGCCTGCACGACAGACGCCCGGAACGTCTCCGGGTCCGCCCGCGGAAGATCGAGCGCCTCGAGCACGAACCGGCTCACCTTTCTCGGCCGCGCGCCGCCGTAGTCCCGTGCGCTGGTGAGGTAGAGATCGCGTTTGGCGCGGGTCATCCCCACATAAAACAGCCGGCGCTCCTCCTGCAGATGAAAATCTCCAGAGGGGAGAAGATCCTTCATCAGGGCGTCTGGAAGCGGGATCGGATCCCCCCGCGCTCTCGAGGGAAATCGGTCCGAGACGAGGCCGACCATGAAGACGACGGGGAACTCCAACCCCTTGGCCTTGTGGATCGTGAGGATATGCACGGCGTCCGCGTCGGTCTCAAACTCTGCCGCGGGCGGGTCATCCCCTGCGTCGATGAGGAGGTCCAGGTATTGGACGAACCCCGGCACCCGATCCACGCGGACGATCTCCCCGTACCGCGCCACAAGGTCGAAGAATTTCGCGATGTTCGCGACCTTTTGCTCGTCCTCGGGACGGCCCCCGGCCGCCAACCGGCCCACGTATCCGGTGCGGGTGACCAGGTACTCGTAGAGGACCCGCCCCGTCCCGTGCCGCGAGGCCAGCTGCGTCATCGCGTCGAGATCCTCGACCAGCTTGCCGATCGCGGCCCGGCCCTCAGGGGACACCTCGATCTCCACGATCGCGGCGAGGTGCCGGTAGACATGGCTCAAGGACCGGTTCTTCCGATGCGCGTAAGCCATGCACGATGCGAGATCCTGGGCGGGCACGTCGTAGAACGGCGCCGTGCTCAGCAGGTACAGGGAGAGACTGTCATGCGGATTGGCGAGGCACCGCAGCGCGGCAATGACGAGCCTGATCTCCTCCCGGTCGTACAGGCCGCGGCTTCCGGAGAACGTCAACGGGATACCCCGCATGTTGAGCGCACGCAGGAACGGATCCGCATCGCGGTTCGCTCGAACCAAGATGGCCACGTCGCCGTAACGCCACTGGCCCTCGGCGCCACGCTGCGCGATCCGGTCGGCCACGCCGTCGGCTTCGCTGCTCAGCGTGTCAAAGTGCAGGTGGCGCGGGACCGCCCCCACGCCGGCGGAGGCCCGCAGGCGTTTGTCGATGTTGTGGCGGACCTCCAGGCGATCAGGATCGTTGTGCCGGATCAGCCGGTACGCGCTGTCCAAGATGAACTGCGTCGACCGGTAGTTGTGCGTGAGCACGACCGTCCGCGCCTCAGGGTAGGTCTCCGTGAAATAGGTGATGTTGCTGTAGGACGCCCCCCGCCAGCGGTAGATTGCCTGGTCATCATCAGCCACCACCGTGAGGCACCGCCGCCCCTCGGCGAGCAACTTCACGAGCTCGAACTGCGCGTAGTTGGTATCCTGAAACTCGTCGACGAGGACGTATTGGAACTGTTCTCGGTAACGCTCGAGCACCGTGGGGTGGTCCCGCAAGAGCCTCAGGGTCAGGGTGATGAGATCCCCGAAGTCCAGGCGGCTCTCGCGCGAGAGGAGCTGTTGATACGCACGATACGCGGCCGCGAGTTCGCGCTGCTGGCGCGCATACTCAGCCTGTGCGGGGAGGCCCGGCGCCGTCTCCGCGCCCACTTGGTCCGCGTAGGCGGCGTACGCCTCCGGGGTCACGTCCTCGTCTTTGGCCCGGCTGAACAGCGCGACCAGGGCGGCGAGGTGGCGGGTCGGGTCGCCCAACGGGCGAAAGTAATCGAGGGGCAATTCGAAGAGCCGCTCGCGGAGGAAGATGATCTGTTCGGCCTTTGTCAGGACGCGAAAATCAGGGGAGAGCCCCAGGTGCACGGCGTTCTCGCGCAGGACCCGGTCACCAAACGCGTGGAACGTGCTGATCCAGGCCTGGGTGAATCCGTACGGGACCAGGCGATCGACCCGTTCCTCCATCTCCGCCGCCGCGCGGTCCGTGAAGGTCAGCGCGAGGATCTGCTCCGGTCGGGTGCGCCGCGTCGTGATCAGGTGCGCGATCCGGCGCGTGATCACGGTCGTCTTCCCGGTCCCCGCTCCCGCCACGATCAACAGCGGCCCTTCTGCGTGCGTCACCGCGGTCAATTGATCGCCCGTCAGCCCCTCGAGCAGGACGTCCGCAATGGACGGCGCCGCATCGATCGTGGGCGTCGGGGCGAGATTCGCCCCCGAGCCCCCGTCGTCCGACCCGGGGAGGGCCAGCACGAGCTGATCGTGCCGTACCCGACCTCCCCTGCGATCAGCCATTGAGCTCCTCCAGATCCTCCGCCCTCCCAAGCGTCCTGAGGACCCGCACGATCGTCCCCGCCGCGTATCCGCGGCGCTCTAACAGCGCCGCGATCCGCCGTGTCCGCCTCGCCGGCGTGAGATAGCGGTAGCCGCTGAGGCGTCCCCGGATGAGCGTGAGTGCAGATCGTTCCTCGGTCTGGGAGATGCCGCCGTCATCGCGAACGGACTCCTTGAGGGCATGATCGATGATGGCCGGAGTCACTCCTCGTTGTCGAAGCTCCCAACGGATGCGCCGCGCCCCGTAGGGACGCGCGGCCATCCGGCGGCTGATCCATGCGCGGGCAAATGTCAGGTCGTCCAAGAGTTGGTCGTGCACGAGGCCGGCGATCACCGCTCGGACCGTCGTCTCCGGCACGCGGTCCCGGGCTAGCCGTTCCCGGATCTCCCACGCGCTCCTGGGTCTCGCAGCCAAAAGACGAAGGGCCCGCTCCCGGGCCCGAAAGTACACGTCGCGCGCCAGGAGGCGCCCGATCACGCGCGGGTCAACCGGTTCGCCCGGCTCCAATCGGTGCCGCGCCACTTGCTCGACGTCGACCCACAACTGGCGGCCGTCATCGAGCACGACGCGGCGCCACTCGCCGCCCCCGCGCAGATGCTCCGATCCGGTCTTCGACCGTGACGATCCCGGGGCGCGGATCTCCGTGATCAGCGGCATCCGCGGGGCGGGATGGTGGCGCCGGCCCTCATCGCGCCGTCCGGGCGGGTGCCCCCTTCGGCACCGGTGCGCCGGAGCGGGCGTCCCGCGGGAGCGGCCCGTTCTCCCCGCCGACGGGAGCCGGATGCGCCTCCGTCTCCACCGGCCGCGTGGGCCGCGCGATCCCCAGTTTCTCCCGGGTCCGCACCTCGATCTCGTGGGTCAGCTCGGGGTTGTTCTCGAGAAACTCCCGCGCGTTGTCGCGACCCTGGCCGAGGCGCATGTCTTTGTACGCGAACCATGTGCCCGTCCGGGTCACAAGGTTATGCACCGTTGCCAGATCGAGGAGGCTTCCCGCCTTGCTGATCCCGCGCGGGAAGATGATGTCCGCCTCAGCATCGCGGAAGGGCGCGGCGAGCTTGTTCTTGACGACCTTGACCCGGACTCGCTGCCCGATCGCCTGGTCGCCCGACTTGAGCGTTTCGGTGCGGCGAATCTCCATCCGGACCGAGGCATAAAACTTCAACGCCCGTCCGCCCGTGGTCACTTCGGGGTTGCCGAACATGATCCCGACCTTCTCCCGAATCTGATTGATGAAGATCACCGTGGTCCGGGACTTGCTGATCGCCCCCACGAGCTTCCGCAAGGCCTGTGACATCAGCCGAGCCTGCAGGCCCACGTGGGCGTCCCCCATATCCCCTTCCAGTTCGGCGCGGGGCACCAGCGCGGCCACCGAGTCGACGACGATCACGTCGATCGCGCCGGACCGGACCAGCATCTCGGCGATCTCCAGCGCTTGCTCGCCTGAGTCCGGCTGCGAGATCAGGAGGTTGTCGATGTCGACGCCGACGTTCCGCGCATACTCGGTGTTGAGCGCATGCTCGGCGTCGATGAACGCCGCCACGCCCCCCTCTCGCTGCGCCTCGGCGATGATATGGTATCCAAGCGTGGTCTTTCCCGAGGCTTCCGGCCCATAGATCTCCACAACACGGCCGCGGGGCACGCCTCCCACCCCAAGGGCCGCATCGAGCGCAATCACCCCTGTGGGGATGACCTCGACATGCAACTTAGCCTGATTCTCGCCAAGTTTCATGATCGACCCTTTGCCGAACTGTCGTTCGATCTGTGTGAGAGCCAAGTCCAGGGCGCGCTGCCGTTCGTTCATCGTGGAATCCTCCCCTGTATCAAAGCGCCACGCCAACCCGCATGTGCCGTACCGTCCTGATGTGCCAGACTATACCAAACACTTGTTCGCTTGTCAACCGACCGTGTGAATTACGATGCTTCACCGAGCCGCACTTCCTCGACGGACCGATAGATCGAGCCGGCCGGGTTGAGGGTGCTCTCCATCACAAGGATCGCGTCCACCGTTTGAGTCCCTACCACCATTCCATGTAGACGACGCAGCGGACCGGAGAGATCGGGCATAGGCCCTTCCTGTTTCGCCCGGGCGATCGTGAGGTGCGGCCGAAACGCGCGGCTGTCCCTGGGGAACTCCACCCGGTGGAGCGTGACGTCCAGGTCGCTGGCCAGCTCGCTGAGCCGATCGACTCCCTGTGCCACTCCGACCCACACCACCTGCGGCCTCTTCGGCGACGGAAACGCCCCCATGCCGCCGAGGGTGATAGGAAATGGCATCGCTCGTCCGGCGACCTCCCGCGCGGCGCCGATCACCCGGTCGACGTGCTCCTCCGCGATCTCACCAAGGAACTTCAGGGTGAGGTGAAGGTTCCCTGTAGGCACCCACCGGAAGGCGGCGGCCGAGTTCAAACGCTGCGGCAACTCGGCGACCGTCTTGCGGAGGGCTGCCTCCAACGCCACCGCGACGAAGACGCGCATCTCCCCGCCCGGATCACCGCAGCAGATGCAGCCGGATCATGTCGAGCGCGGTCTGCGTTGCAAGATACTTGACGCCCGCCCGGCCGGGCTCAGTCCCAAACCGCACCTCACGCACGTCCGTACCCTTCGCGTGCGCGAGCGCGATATAGACGAGGCCGATGGGCTTCTCGGGCGTCGCCCCCGTGGGGCCCGCGATCCCGGTCGTCGCGACGCCGAGGTCCGTCCCGGCCTGGGTCCGGACCGCCTCGGCCATCATCCGGGCCGTCTCCGCGCTCACCGCTCCATACTGCTCCAGGATCGCCTCCGGGACCCCAAGCCACCGGTGCTTCGCGGCGTTGCTGTAGGTGATCATCCCTCCGTCCAGGTAGGCGGACGCTCCGGGGGGACCGGTCAGGCGATGCCCGAGCAGCCCCCCCGTACACGATTCGGCCACCGCGATCGAGGTCCGGGACGTGGTCAGGGCCTGCGCGACGACTTCCTCAAGCGTCGCTTCGCCGATCGCGTACACCGCGCGGCCCAGACGCTCCCGGATCGCAGCCTCGGTGCGCTCGAGAAGTGGCTCCACCTCGGCATCC
Coding sequences:
- a CDS encoding UvrD-helicase domain-containing protein codes for the protein MADRRGGRVRHDQLVLALPGSDDGGSGANLAPTPTIDAAPSIADVLLEGLTGDQLTAVTHAEGPLLIVAGAGTGKTTVITRRIAHLITTRRTRPEQILALTFTDRAAAEMEERVDRLVPYGFTQAWISTFHAFGDRVLRENAVHLGLSPDFRVLTKAEQIIFLRERLFELPLDYFRPLGDPTRHLAALVALFSRAKDEDVTPEAYAAYADQVGAETAPGLPAQAEYARQQRELAAAYRAYQQLLSRESRLDFGDLITLTLRLLRDHPTVLERYREQFQYVLVDEFQDTNYAQFELVKLLAEGRRCLTVVADDDQAIYRWRGASYSNITYFTETYPEARTVVLTHNYRSTQFILDSAYRLIRHNDPDRLEVRHNIDKRLRASAGVGAVPRHLHFDTLSSEADGVADRIAQRGAEGQWRYGDVAILVRANRDADPFLRALNMRGIPLTFSGSRGLYDREEIRLVIAALRCLANPHDSLSLYLLSTAPFYDVPAQDLASCMAYAHRKNRSLSHVYRHLAAIVEIEVSPEGRAAIGKLVEDLDAMTQLASRHGTGRVLYEYLVTRTGYVGRLAAGGRPEDEQKVANIAKFFDLVARYGEIVRVDRVPGFVQYLDLLIDAGDDPPAAEFETDADAVHILTIHKAKGLEFPVVFMVGLVSDRFPSRARGDPIPLPDALMKDLLPSGDFHLQEERRLFYVGMTRAKRDLYLTSARDYGGARPRKVSRFVLEALDLPRADPETFRASVVQAVERHAPPVDLHPQILLVPSGDAVVPLSFRQVDDYSTCPLKYKYIHILRVPVMRDHRVVYGAALHEAVQEYNRRRARRQPVAAEDLIAHFERSWVNEGFLSREHEDQRMEAGRDALRRFFEYQEASGTVPTFVEREFRFHVGATILRGRWDRVDVRGGEVVIIDFKSTDVRTQQDADRRAKDSEQLAIYTLAYKEVFGRLPDRVELHFLGHQVLVGRARKTDAELTRTREMILHAAEGIRSQHFIATPDPYRACPYCAFNQICPYTATAE
- a CDS encoding metallophosphoesterase, whose translation is MSVRLLHTADVHLGATFRVLGDRGREQRRQLEATFARVVTLAIAEQVDVMLIAGDLFDSVPAARAHLGFAAQELRRLGDARISACAIAGNHDPLADGSAGVWRDLAAAAPSVTVFGPALEARVFPDLDLTVVGRSCLRHLSAESPLDGLPVARSTRFVVALAHGSVQRPDVPVQFGQITREEIQRSAVDYVALGDWHSARDVSCGGVSAWYSGAPEMIDLDEPDSGNVCLVTLDAPGKVDVARTRIGRRFGRRLDRDIATLGGPEGVARMIRAEADPDLALTVVLTGLSSLADRVSAERLREDLAGEFFRLEIRDESHLRPDVIDPAQFPENTVLGRFVRLMQEEIAGREGEARGIAEDALHWGVALLQGKELLS
- the recA gene encoding recombinase RecA produces the protein MNERQRALDLALTQIERQFGKGSIMKLGENQAKLHVEVIPTGVIALDAALGVGGVPRGRVVEIYGPEASGKTTLGYHIIAEAQREGGVAAFIDAEHALNTEYARNVGVDIDNLLISQPDSGEQALEIAEMLVRSGAIDVIVVDSVAALVPRAELEGDMGDAHVGLQARLMSQALRKLVGAISKSRTTVIFINQIREKVGIMFGNPEVTTGGRALKFYASVRMEIRRTETLKSGDQAIGQRVRVKVVKNKLAAPFRDAEADIIFPRGISKAGSLLDLATVHNLVTRTGTWFAYKDMRLGQGRDNAREFLENNPELTHEIEVRTREKLGIARPTRPVETEAHPAPVGGENGPLPRDARSGAPVPKGAPARTAR
- a CDS encoding regulatory protein RecX; this encodes MPLITEIRAPGSSRSKTGSEHLRGGGEWRRVVLDDGRQLWVDVEQVARHRLEPGEPVDPRVIGRLLARDVYFRARERALRLLAARPRSAWEIRERLARDRVPETTVRAVIAGLVHDQLLDDLTFARAWISRRMAARPYGARRIRWELRQRGVTPAIIDHALKESVRDDGGISQTEERSALTLIRGRLSGYRYLTPARRTRRIAALLERRGYAAGTIVRVLRTLGRAEDLEELNG
- a CDS encoding SCO family protein yields the protein MKNRVLSRLQPRWVWIVAGILLAAAGVAAVVWARVGNPALQGAVVTPPAPTYDFSLHDSDNKIVRLSALRGKAVVLTFLYTHCPDVCPLTAEKLHETYRQLGATANRVALLAVSVDPKGDTPEAVRTFLTTHHVTGELSYLTGSYAELKRVWSYYYVSSNAKDTPPKTVDLVDHTSVVYVIDPSGNLRVFLPGNFDPKDLTTDLKILASEPAR
- a CDS encoding AAA family ATPase, giving the protein MIIRRIRIRRFKKLLDQMLECGPGLNVIHGRNDAGKSTLHLAFSAVLYPVRPSDAKTYGTWGEGDPGEITVEFDAGDRPYRLRKDLGGRKVVLETVEGAIEDPKHVEQRIGELLGVTSLSLFRATVHISQWDLAGVQKEQQEIGTRLARIVTGGDADAARVLNALDERIRRMEVGLQRPAKAPGPLKADQDRLALLSAEQHRLSREVEAIERAAAERDRLVVQIAGLEQQVRDDEELLKANRRLLELETQWKQTSARAKELESLRDRVERAVREVEAADGDEALSLSPIDPKTLRRLRDAETRVRLLEPPPGGPGPDLWLGGVGPAASGSALGRLLAFGPGGLGVLALSIGVAGAALLGAGRTLWGIVLLGGALALGGAVMAARGRQAGRAAHEAIVHAERQARIRQAEEHRAAAEAAAEEVRRQLEALGVPSIEAAVDLSDRRERAHLRRAVARNLLSVLLGGRIREEIAEEHEGILLDLGMIRAQREEPDLVLRQLQPAGFQRLQAEAAARKARLTDAIGALHRLEGRLSGRSPHEDLARAEEEITETRARLAWHQRFGDVLKLTRAVLFEAHRGTIVPGKALLEDQAGRYLRELSGGVYERVAVDEHTLAPRVWIGPPKEWAEVASREIGSGAVDQCYLALRLALVDVLCTNHRPPLFLDDPFLAYDEHRERAAMGFLRQWARGRQVFLLTCRGQYHQYADRLIILGEVPAPAPLSSPPLSSAPAIPGG
- the thpR gene encoding RNA 2',3'-cyclic phosphodiesterase — encoded protein: MRVFVAVALEAALRKTVAELPQRLNSAAAFRWVPTGNLHLTLKFLGEIAEEHVDRVIGAAREVAGRAMPFPITLGGMGAFPSPKRPQVVWVGVAQGVDRLSELASDLDVTLHRVEFPRDSRAFRPHLTIARAKQEGPMPDLSGPLRRLHGMVVGTQTVDAILVMESTLNPAGSIYRSVEEVRLGEAS